TTATTTTGAGTTGACGAAATCGGTAGCTAATGGAGTTCGctataataaataattaaaatagaGTTTACTTTAAGATTCTAAATAAcgaaaaggttttttttcGAATTATGGCAAAAAATAATGCTTGATTTTGCTCTTTTGCATTTATAGGCTTCATTTAATCTATGAGAATATCATTGATACATTTTCAACCTTATATCTCCTCCTCAAACGTCTTAGTGTTTAAAGAACATCCGGTACTCGAATATTATATTACAGAGTAGAATATTGTAAATCAgacataaacaaaccaaacaaacaaacgaaaGACTAGCTTTGGCCATTTTAAGTCGTAAGGTGTTTTTTTATACGTTCCTTTATGTATTCTATGGTGGGAATTCTTCCGTTCGAAGGGTTGACTGAAAGTCGACTTGTTCAGCCATAGCTTGGTTAGCATTATCAGCGACACATACCTTCTAATTCTGTTATGGAAACTTAAAACTAGATCCCAGTTACATTGACTGCGCTCTGCATACTGTGGATGATATTGACGATGCGACATATATTCAGTACTGGCAAACGGTACCATGAACTTGGCTACAGTAAGCAAAACAATCATCGATAGACTGCTGGGTAAACGGTTCAGTTTCGCTAAACAAGGCTATCTACGCATTTTCGTCGTTCAACCAAACATCCATTGGGGAACTAAAAAGTTCATGCGGAAACTGATGCCCAATGCCAGCAATGCATTCCTTCGGCCACTCTCATAAACTTAGCTGTCCTATTTCTTCCCTAGCAGAGACTTGTTACAATAGCGCTGCTGAAAGACACAGTGGGTGacaaaatttgtttgttccTTATTTATCTACCTCATAAGTAAGACGCTTCATTGCACTACTCTTGGAcgatttttcttcaatattaTTCTTAAGATAGGTAAATATATAAGTATATAAGAACTACTTGAACGCCATACAAGTACGAGTAAATTAGAGAAACGCGccgtttctttttcctttttttccttttgttgtttcttcttttttaaaagaataaaaatgaatttagAAGAGAATCATTTCTACTTTCAACTAATGTTgatcgaaaagaaaaacatgCAACACTCTCTGACCTGCCTTACTACCTCTTTCACCTCTACACCATAGGCCTTTTCCAAGACgcgtaaacaaaccttttttttatgaaacaaGGATATTTAAGTGAATCATAGAGAAAGGGActtcaattttgtttatctttGACTATTTTatggtttttctttccttttgctaAACGAAAAATTCAACGGACTCGCTCAACGattattgaaagaatttttgGTATACAATGGAATTCCCTCCGGATCAAGCACTTCTTGAGGAGAAAAACACTCTTCTACAAAGCTGCGGAATGGACGAGCAAATGATGTTTTACAAATGGGAGTCCTGGTGTCTGCAGCGTGGAAATAAGCCTGTCCTAAACTTGGATAACTTCAGAGCGTTTGCCGCAGATACGCGGACTCAAATGGAGCGTCAGGTAAGGGCTACTTTACGAGAAAAACCAGAAAAGCGAcacataaaaacaaagactGGGAtgaactttgaaaatatgTAAGGCATTGATTCCTTTTGATAGTTTCTAACTTTTATTTAGTCTTGGTTTACCTGCTAAATCccagaatttgaaaaataacGCCTCAAGCCAACCTGTACCACCCGCTTCCGATGTACCAAGTCTCACCGGTGAGTCTGGCCGTATCCTTGAAACTCTCAACGCAAGTTTACCCTCAGCATCTACTTCCGCTAATGTTCCAAAACCATCTTCACCTGAAATAACAGCATATATTGATCCAAAAGCATATCATTATCGGATCATGTTCCAAAAACTCCAAGACTCATCTGAAGTTCTTGATGACCGAATCGATCTTTTCAGTGGTATAGTTTGTGAACACTATAAAATTGCTGATGATGACCTTGCAAATCCAAGCGAGCTTACACAGGAAATGGTTACCGTGGTTGGAAGAGTCGTCGTTGATAGCAACACTGTCGGTGGACGCCTTAACTCTAATAGTATACTATTAGAAACTTCAAGAAGACTAGGCGCTGGCGCCAGAGTCTCACTTAAATTAGATGAAGTATTAAATTACTCCATCTTTCCAGGGCAAATTATCGCTCTCAAAGGGTCCAATCCTAGTGGTAAAGTGTTTGTTGCCAAAGAGATTTTGCCATTTCCTCCTCTTCCATTCCCTgtttcttctaaagaagaaattgaaaaccaCAACAACCAAGAGAACAATCAACCCATTTCTGTCTATGTGGCTTCGGGTCCTTGGTCTCTCCGAGAtgatctttcttttacccCTTTAAAAGTCTTGGTGTCTTATTTGCTAGAGAACCCTGCCGATTTGGTGATCCTGACAGGCCCATTCATCGACATCAACCACCCTATCCTCTCCACAGGAAATATCTCTGATACACAAGCGACTTCACTTGAAGACTTCTTTAAAGAACGCGTTACCCCAAtcctttccaaaatttcttGCAAATGCATTCTCCTACCTCACATCAACGATGCCATTTCTAGTCATCCCGCTTGGCCTCAAGACACATTCGATCGTCATACACTAGGGCTCCCATCTGTACGTctataactttttttatagttACTTGGATTTTTACTAACCTTATAGAACTTTACATGCTTTCCGAACCCTTGCATTTTCTCAGTAAATGAAGTTGTTTTCGGTATATCCACGAATGACATTTTACTACACACCTCCAAGGAAGAACTTTTCCGAACTCCAAAGCATGGAAACCTTTTTTCCCGATTAGTAGCTCATGTCATTCATCAAAGGCATTTTTACCCTTTGTTTCCGGGTGGTTCTCTAGACAGAGGTAATCCGTCAAATATCGACATTTCACATTTAAAACTTGGAGAGCTACTTCAAACTGTCCCAGATATCCTTATTTTACCTAGCGATATGAGATACTTTGCAAAGGTAAGTTTGTTCATATAGCTTGTAAATTCTAACGAGTTTAATATAGATTGTTGAAAACGTGATATCTATTAATCCCGGAAAAGCTACGAAAGGAATCGGTCTGGGATCTTTTACAAAGCTAACAATTCTTCCTTATCCTCTTGATTCTTCAATTCCTCCTAGTGACCTTCTACATAATGCTCAATCTCGTACTAAAGTTGAAATTGTAAAGTTATAAAACTGTCATTTCCTGTATCATGGATTGCTTATAGAACTTCAGCTTACTGTTATAATACATGGAAATACAGATTCATTTGttatgtttttgtttctaaCTATCGTTCTTTACAAATTTATCGTAAAAATGATGTATAGCAAGGTCCAACGAAACCCTCTTtttaattatattttgGTATTCGTAACATTCTCGTCTACTTCTTGCAACCTCATCCATAAAATAGATTCAGGATGCCAGTGATTCCGCCTGAACGCTTAGCCCCTCTTCAAAGCAATCAAAATAACATAAGAAACTTTACTTTGTTGGCTCATGTGGATCATGGAAAGGTATAGGACAACTTTACTGCATTTTTCCAACTCATACTAATCAAGCAAATTATAGACTACATTGGCTGACAGTCTTTTGGCTACAAATGGAATTATTTCTAGTAAATTAGCAGGAACGGTTCGTTATCTTGACTTTCGTGAAGATGAAATAACTAGAGGAATTACGATGAAATCTAGTGCgatttcattatttttcaaGGTTATTAGCcaaaatagagaaaaagcGACTGAAAATGATTACTTAATTAATCTTATCGATTCTCCTGGTCATGTTGATTTCAGTTCAGAAGTTTCATCTGCGTCTCGTTTGTGCGATGGTGCCTTCATCCTAATTGACGCTGTTGAAGGAGTATGCAGTCAGACAATAACGGTTCTTCGTCAAGCTTGGGTCGatagaataaaaatggTGCTGGTCATTAACAAGATGGACAGGCTTGTGACTGAACTAAAATTATCCCCCATCGAAGCCCATCACCATTTGCTTCGCCTTGTTGAACAAGTCAATGCGGTAATAGGTACATTTTATAGAGGAGAGTTGATGAATTTAGATGAAACAGAGGAGGAAGCTAGCGATGAGGGCATCTATTTCTCTCCCGAGCAAGGCAATGTAATTTTTGCAAGTGCATCCGATGGTTGGGCTTTCTTTCTAGATCAGTTTGCagatttttatgaaaaaaagctCGGAATGAAGTCTAGTGTTCTTACTAAATGCTTATGGGGAGATTACTATTTGGACCCAAAAACCAAGCGTATCCTTCAAGCAAAGCATCTTCAAGGTCGACGCTTAAAGCCATTATTCGTTCAGTTTGTTCTTGATAATATTTGGGCAGTCTATAATTCAGCCATCGTAGAGCGTGATTTGGATAAAATTGAGAAAATTGTCAAAACACTAAACATAAAAGTCCTTCCTCGTGACATGAGATCGAAAGATCCCAGAAATCTGCTATTAGCAGTATTTCAACAATGGCTACCTCTTTCGACTGCAATTCTGCTGACAGCCATTCGAAAAATTCCTTGTCCCATAGATGCACAGAAAGATCGTGCATTGAAAGTTTTAAAGACCACCCCACACTTTGAAAATGTGGACCCGAACATAGCAACAGCTATGTCTCACTGTAAAGCtaataaagaagaaccGATGTTGGCTTACATTAGTAAAATGGTTGCTTACTCTGAAAGAGATCTTCCACACCAAAAACGCCGACAGCTTACGGCTGAGCAAATGCGTGAATTGAGACAGGCTAAATTGGCTGGTTCTGTAGAAAATTCAGTGGGATCCTTGTCAATTAacgaaaatgaacaaacaaatgaatcaaaagagaatttggaaaacagAGGTtatgaagaggaagaagaaaaagacgTCTTTGTTGGGTTTGCTCGTATTTACAGTGGTACCATCTCTGTTGGTCAACAAGTTTACGTTTACGGCCCGAAATACGATCCGGCAAACCCAGATGAACATGTTACCAAAGTTACGATTGAATCCCTATACTTAATGATGGGTCAAGAACTTTTTCCATTAGACAC
The nucleotide sequence above comes from Schizosaccharomyces osmophilus chromosome 3, complete sequence. Encoded proteins:
- the spb70 gene encoding DNA polymerase alpha B-subunit, producing MEFPPDQALLEEKNTLLQSCGMDEQMMFYKWESWCLQRGNKPVLNLDNFRAFAADTRTQMERQVRATLREKPEKRHIKTKTGMNFENILGLPAKSQNLKNNASSQPVPPASDVPSLTGESGRILETLNASLPSASTSANVPKPSSPEITAYIDPKAYHYRIMFQKLQDSSEVLDDRIDLFSGIVCEHYKIADDDLANPSELTQEMVTVVGRVVVDSNTVGGRLNSNSILLETSRRLGAGARVSLKLDEVLNYSIFPGQIIALKGSNPSGKVFVAKEILPFPPLPFPVSSKEEIENHNNQENNQPISVYVASGPWSLRDDLSFTPLKVLVSYLLENPADLVILTGPFIDINHPILSTGNISDTQATSLEDFFKERVTPILSKISCKCILLPHINDAISSHPAWPQDTFDRHTLGLPSNFTCFPNPCIFSVNEVVFGISTNDILLHTSKEELFRTPKHGNLFSRLVAHVIHQRHFYPLFPGGSLDRGNPSNIDISHLKLGELLQTVPDILILPSDMRYFAKIVENVISINPGKATKGIGLGSFTKLTILPYPLDSSIPPSDLLHNAQSRTKVEIVKL
- the ria1 gene encoding GTPase Ria1; translated protein: MPVIPPERLAPLQSNQNNIRNFTLLAHVDHGKTTLADSLLATNGIISSKLAGTVRYLDFREDEITRGITMKSSAISLFFKVISQNREKATENDYLINLIDSPGHVDFSSEVSSASRLCDGAFILIDAVEGVCSQTITVLRQAWVDRIKMVLVINKMDRLVTELKLSPIEAHHHLLRLVEQVNAVIGTFYRGELMNLDETEEEASDEGIYFSPEQGNVIFASASDGWAFFLDQFADFYEKKLGMKSSVLTKCLWGDYYLDPKTKRILQAKHLQGRRLKPLFVQFVLDNIWAVYNSAIVERDLDKIEKIVKTLNIKVLPRDMRSKDPRNLLLAVFQQWLPLSTAILLTAIRKIPCPIDAQKDRALKVLKTTPHFENVDPNIATAMSHCKANKEEPMLAYISKMVAYSERDLPHQKRRQLTAEQMRELRQAKLAGSVENSVGSLSINENEQTNESKENLENRGYEEEEEKDVFVGFARIYSGTISVGQQVYVYGPKYDPANPDEHVTKVTIESLYLMMGQELFPLDTVPAGNVFAIGGLAGIVLRTATLCSVPGGPNLVGVSQQMEPIVRVAVEPARPYEMNKLAAGLEMLNQSDPCVQIAAEENGEHVIMCAGEIHLERCLKDLRERFAKIEIQASQPIVPFRETTIAGPDITAKDKETPVGFVSTSVASGGIQIKLSVTPLSSDLVNFLLNHEKTIESFMHNISKKGKNGDNDCSDVQKQKEEILSSEDFVISIHKLLSEASPDNNIVEYLDSIMSFGPKRVGPNILIDKTGLMKTVRQESDGSRLIPFDLGEYIATAFQISTQQGPLCAEPVQGICVSVESIEIENAEKDNELLTIGNPQIPGQVISAVREAIKQGFLAWSPRLLLAMYSCDVQATAEVLGRVYGVVTKRRGRIVDEEMKEGTPFFVVKAVIPVVESFGFAVEILKRTSGAAYPQLIFHGFEMLDENPFWVPTTEEELEDLGELADRENIAKRYMLNVRRRKGLLVEQKVVEKAEKQRTLKH